A single window of Labeo rohita strain BAU-BD-2019 chromosome 4, IGBB_LRoh.1.0, whole genome shotgun sequence DNA harbors:
- the brd1a gene encoding bromodomain-containing protein 1 isoform X4, protein MKRKSPPHKVSTPQQLPFPIKRSSNRETLTYAQAQRMVELEVDGRLHRISIFDKLDVIMEEDPMAQEIMECTSNKENAEKHQQVLVRSARLRNNQQKKNAAVTAQHALVQGSTLPEPKFRKVDYNLPAIPSRPSTYYEYEEKTLEELNEEVEYDMDEEDYAWLELVNEKRKNEGLNSVSPNAFEFLLDRFEKESFLESQGQQSLHSLIDEDAVCCICMDGDCMDSNAILFCDMCNLAVHQDCYGVPYIPEGQWLCRHCLQSPTQPANCILCPNKGGAVKKTDDDQWGHVVCALWVPEVGFSNTVFIEPIDGVSNIPPARWKLTCYLCKEKGVGACIQCHKANCYTAFHVSCAQKAGLFMKMEPIKELTDSGVPTFSVKKTAYCGAHTPNGSIKRPLTIYNETKTNYSLCQSMDKKSSRTRLKKQKRLKNNEVEVIAPVPYASVPSFSPERLSTILNQVSLQRKKAFGELVLNYWTLKRLSRNGVPLNRRLQTSLHSQKNARPKQTEEETQALKEQLKEWQRLRHDLERARLLLELIRKREKLKKEEIMLQQTLMEVQLTPFTVLLRAVLDQLQEKDQAHIFAEPVSIKEVPDYLDHILHPMDFSTMRKRINAQGYKNLDEFEADFNLIIENCMNYNGKDTCFYRAAVRLRDQGGAVLRKTRRDVQKIGFDFETGIHLLEPPKTEPCAPFSWDDVDRLLVPANREHMSLEEQLRELLEKLDLATAMKSSPSRSRRLKLLKKIISDVRMELSLKKVLPSVGLENSLEEEAGYILQKGDKSVPPKLEPSGSAPPFINAGSHSEPPKLKPVEPSPDKTRRHQDSISQPLNGLSHLELEDSDVSVVATSTLAEPSSPVNRRTSVLFRKSKSTSPQKPMRGGETPKGSSRLGTKTFLSVVIPRLETLLHTRKRPRSASGDSVEDKLPIKRLDTGRPNGFGLNPEKELVSSRQLEPRRRCASESSMSSSSSIAVNLPKCGKGKPALIRRNTVENKNEIIACIESRNFAKAARIAAEVGNSSIWMPASAATVLEPLKLVWAKCSGYPSYPALIIDPHMPRVGCQHNGVSIPMPPLDVLRIGEQMQYKSKEKLYLVLFFDNKRSWQWLTKSKMVPLGIDKTIDKIKMMEGRTSAIRKAVQTAFNRAMNHLNRVQDEPISDLSDVD, encoded by the exons ATGAAAAGGAAATCTCCGCCACACAAAGTATCCACCCCTCAGCAGCTACCTTTCCCTATCAAACGTTCTTCAAACCGCGAGACGTTGACTTACGCCCAGGCCCAGAGGATGGTCGAACTAGAAGTTGATGGCCGGTTGCACCGGATCAGTATCTTTGACAAGCTCGACGTCATTATGGAAGAGGATCCCATGGCACAGGAAATTATGGAATGTACCAGCAATAAGgagaatgctgaaaaacaccAGCAGGTTTTGGTACGTTCTGCACGCCTCAGAAACAACCAGCAGAAAAAGAATGCTGCTGTCACCGCACAACATGCTTTAGTGCAAGGCAGCACTCTTCCTGAGCCCAAATTCCGCAAAGTGGATTACAATCTCCCAGCAATCCCAAGCAGACCTTCTACATACTATGAGTATGAGGAGAAAACTTTAGAAGAGCTGAATGAGGAGGTGGAATATGATATGGATGAAGAGGACTATGCCTGGCTTGAGCTGGTCaatgagaaaagaaagaatgaaggTCTTAACTCGGTGTCCCCCAATGCCTTTGAGTTCCTTCTTGACCGTTTtgaaaaagaatcatttttagaGAGTCAGGGCCAACAGAGTCTCCATTCCTTAATCGATGAAGATGCTGTTTGCTGCATATGCATGGATGGAGATTGCATGGACAGCAATGCCATCCTCTTCTGCGATATGTGCAATCTAGCTGTTCATCAGGATTGTTATGGTGTTCCGTATATTCCAGAGGGCCAGTGGCTTTGCAGACATTGTCTGCAATCCCCAACCCAACCCGCTAACTGCATCCTCTGCCCTAACAAGGGAGGAGCAGTCAAAAAGACAGATGACGACCAATGGGGTCATGTTGTTTGTGCTTTGTGGGTTCCCGAGGTTGGGTTTTCCAACACGGTCTTCATTGAGCCTATCGATGGTGTCTCAAACATTCCACCAGCTCGATGGAAGCTTACCTGCTACCTCTGTAAAGAAAAAGGTGTTGGGGCTTGTATCCAGTGCCACAAAGCAAACTGCTATACTGCTTTCCATGTCAGCTGTGCACAGAAGGCTGGTCTGTTTATGAAGATGGAGCCTATTAAAGAGTTGACTGACTCAGGTGTACCCACTTTCTCTGTGAAAAAGACAGCCTACTGTGGGGCCCACACCCCAAATGGCTCCATTAAAAGACCGCTTACCATTTATAATGAAACTAAGACAAATTACAGCCTTTGTCAGTCGATGGACAAAAAGAGCAGCAGAAcgagattaaaaaaacaaaagagactTAAGAACAATGAGGTGGAAGTGATAGCCCCAGTTCCATATGCATCTGTACCCAGTTTTTCGCCTGAAAG GTTAAGCACGATCCTCAATCAAGTTTCTTTACAGAGGAAGAAGGCATTTGGTGAACTTGTCTTGAATTATTGGACGCTTAAAAGATTATCAAGGAATGGAGTGCCACTCAACAGACGCCTCCAAACTAGTCTACATTCCCAGAAAAATGCACGGCCG AAACAGACAGAAGAGGAGACTCAAGCATTGAAGGAGCAGCTGAAAGAGTGGCAACGGTTGAGACATGACCTTGAGCGAGCAAGACTCCTGTTAGAGCTGATCAGGAAGAGAGAGAAACTCAAGAAAGAAGAG ATTATGCTTCAGCAGACATTAATGGAGGTCCAACTCACTCCTTTCACAGTCCTTCTGAGGGCTGTGCTGGATCAGTTACAGGAGAAAGACCAAGCACACATTTTTGCAGAGCCTGTCAGCATTAAAGAG GTGCCTGACTATCTGGACCACATCTTGCACCCTATGGATTTTTCCACCATGAGGAAACGCATTAACGCACAAGGCTACAAGAATCTGGATGAATTTGAAGCTGACTTTAATCTCATTATTGaaaactgcatgaattacaatgGCAAGGATACATGCTTCTACAGGGCAGCTGTTAGATTGAGAGACCAGGGTGGAGCTGTGCTAAGGAAAACTCGCCGAGATGTTCAGAAAATCGGCTTTGATTTTGAAACTGGCATTCACCTGCTTGAACCACCCAAGACTGAGCCATGTGCACCTTTCTCCTGGGATGATG TGGACCGCTTATTGGTTCCAGCCAATCGAGAGCACATGTCATTGGAAGAACAGCTAAGGGAGCTACTGGAAAAGTTGGATCTGGCTACTGCAATGAAATCCAGCCCGTCTCGGAGCAGACGACTAAAGCtgcttaaaaaaatcattagtgaTGTGAGGATGGAGCTAAGTTTAAAGAAGGTTCTTCCTTCTGTTGGACTGGAGAATTCTTTAGAAGAAGAAGCCGGCTATATCCTTCAAAAAG GTGATAAATCTGTCCCACCTAAGCTTGAGCCATCTGGTTCTGCGCCGCCCTTCATTAATGCGGGAAGTCATTCTGAGCCACCAAAACTGAAACCAGTTGAACCCAGTCCCGACAAAACCCGGCGCCACCAGGATAGTATTTCCCAGCCACTCAATGGACTCTCCCATCTGGAGTTAGAGGACAGTGATGTCAGTGTAGTAGCTACATCAACTCTGGCTGAGCCATCAAGCCCAGTAAACCGACGAACGTCTGTGCTTTTCCGCAAATCAAAAAGCACAAGCCCTCAAAAGCCCATGAGAGGTGGTGAAACTCCAAAGGGCAGTTCTCGGCTAGGCACAAAAACATTCTTGTCAGTTGTGATACCACGTCTAGAAACATTGCTTCACACTAGAAAGAGACCACGGAGTGCCAGTGGAGACAGTGTTGAGGACAAATTGCCCATCAAACGCCTGGACACAG GGCGGCCAAATGGTTTTGGTCTGAACCCGGAGAAGGAGTTGGTTTCTAGCAGGCAGCTGGAGCCTCGTCGCAGGTGCGCATCTGAATCCAGTATGTCCTCTAGTAGCAG TATTGCAGTTAATCTACCGAAGTGTGGGAAGGGGAAGCCAGCCCTCATCCGGAGGAACACAGTGGAGAATAAAAATGAGATTATTGCTTGCATCGAGAGTAGAAACTTTGCTAAGGCTGCTAGAATAGCTGCTG AAGTTGGCAACAGCAGTATTTGGATGCCTGCTAGTGCTGCTACAGTTCTGGAACCTCTCAAACTAGTTTGGGCTAAATGTAGTGGATACCCCTCCTACCCTGCCCTG atCATAGACCCTCACATGCCACGAGTGGGGTGCCAGCACAATGGAGTCTCTATTCCAATGCCCCCCCTGGATGTTCTACGTATTGGAGAACAGATGCAGTACAAGTCCAAAGAGAAACTTTACCTCGTTCTCTTCTTTGACAACAAACGTAGCTG GCAGTGGCTTACTAAATCCAAGATGGTTCCTCTTGGTATTGACAAAACTATCGACAAGATTAAAATGATGGAGGGCCGCACCTCAGCCATCCGCAAGGCTGTTCAGACTGCCTTCAACCGTGCCATGAACCATCTGAATCGAGTCCAAGATGAACCTATTAGCGACCTCAGTGATGTTGACTAA
- the brd1a gene encoding bromodomain-containing protein 1 isoform X1: MKRKSPPHKVSTPQQLPFPIKRSSNRETLTYAQAQRMVELEVDGRLHRISIFDKLDVIMEEDPMAQEIMECTSNKENAEKHQQVLVRSARLRNNQQKKNAAVTAQHALVQGSTLPEPKFRKVDYNLPAIPSRPSTYYEYEEKTLEELNEEVEYDMDEEDYAWLELVNEKRKNEGLNSVSPNAFEFLLDRFEKESFLESQGQQSLHSLIDEDAVCCICMDGDCMDSNAILFCDMCNLAVHQDCYGVPYIPEGQWLCRHCLQSPTQPANCILCPNKGGAVKKTDDDQWGHVVCALWVPEVGFSNTVFIEPIDGVSNIPPARWKLTCYLCKEKGVGACIQCHKANCYTAFHVSCAQKAGLFMKMEPIKELTDSGVPTFSVKKTAYCGAHTPNGSIKRPLTIYNETKTNYSLCQSMDKKSSRTRLKKQKRLKNNEVEVIAPVPYASVPSFSPERLSTILNQVSLQRKKAFGELVLNYWTLKRLSRNGVPLNRRLQTSLHSQKNARPKQTEEETQALKEQLKEWQRLRHDLERARLLLELIRKREKLKKEEIMLQQTLMEVQLTPFTVLLRAVLDQLQEKDQAHIFAEPVSIKEVPDYLDHILHPMDFSTMRKRINAQGYKNLDEFEADFNLIIENCMNYNGKDTCFYRAAVRLRDQGGAVLRKTRRDVQKIGFDFETGIHLLEPPKTEPCAPFSWDDVDRLLVPANREHMSLEEQLRELLEKLDLATAMKSSPSRSRRLKLLKKIISDVRMELSLKKVLPSVGLENSLEEEAGYILQKGDKSVPPKLEPSGSAPPFINAGSHSEPPKLKPVEPSPDKTRRHQDSISQPLNGLSHLELEDSDVSVVATSTLAEPSSPVNRRTSVLFRKSKSTSPQKPMRGGETPKGSSRLGTKTFLSVVIPRLETLLHTRKRPRSASGDSVEDKLPIKRLDTGRTCRKTNKKGRPNGFGLNPEKELVSSRQLEPRRRCASESSMSSSSSSIAVNLPKCGKGKPALIRRNTVENKNEIIACIESRNFAKAARIAAEVGNSSIWMPASAATVLEPLKLVWAKCSGYPSYPALIIDPHMPRVGCQHNGVSIPMPPLDVLRIGEQMQYKSKEKLYLVLFFDNKRSWQWLTKSKMVPLGIDKTIDKIKMMEGRTSAIRKAVQTAFNRAMNHLNRVQDEPISDLSDVD; the protein is encoded by the exons ATGAAAAGGAAATCTCCGCCACACAAAGTATCCACCCCTCAGCAGCTACCTTTCCCTATCAAACGTTCTTCAAACCGCGAGACGTTGACTTACGCCCAGGCCCAGAGGATGGTCGAACTAGAAGTTGATGGCCGGTTGCACCGGATCAGTATCTTTGACAAGCTCGACGTCATTATGGAAGAGGATCCCATGGCACAGGAAATTATGGAATGTACCAGCAATAAGgagaatgctgaaaaacaccAGCAGGTTTTGGTACGTTCTGCACGCCTCAGAAACAACCAGCAGAAAAAGAATGCTGCTGTCACCGCACAACATGCTTTAGTGCAAGGCAGCACTCTTCCTGAGCCCAAATTCCGCAAAGTGGATTACAATCTCCCAGCAATCCCAAGCAGACCTTCTACATACTATGAGTATGAGGAGAAAACTTTAGAAGAGCTGAATGAGGAGGTGGAATATGATATGGATGAAGAGGACTATGCCTGGCTTGAGCTGGTCaatgagaaaagaaagaatgaaggTCTTAACTCGGTGTCCCCCAATGCCTTTGAGTTCCTTCTTGACCGTTTtgaaaaagaatcatttttagaGAGTCAGGGCCAACAGAGTCTCCATTCCTTAATCGATGAAGATGCTGTTTGCTGCATATGCATGGATGGAGATTGCATGGACAGCAATGCCATCCTCTTCTGCGATATGTGCAATCTAGCTGTTCATCAGGATTGTTATGGTGTTCCGTATATTCCAGAGGGCCAGTGGCTTTGCAGACATTGTCTGCAATCCCCAACCCAACCCGCTAACTGCATCCTCTGCCCTAACAAGGGAGGAGCAGTCAAAAAGACAGATGACGACCAATGGGGTCATGTTGTTTGTGCTTTGTGGGTTCCCGAGGTTGGGTTTTCCAACACGGTCTTCATTGAGCCTATCGATGGTGTCTCAAACATTCCACCAGCTCGATGGAAGCTTACCTGCTACCTCTGTAAAGAAAAAGGTGTTGGGGCTTGTATCCAGTGCCACAAAGCAAACTGCTATACTGCTTTCCATGTCAGCTGTGCACAGAAGGCTGGTCTGTTTATGAAGATGGAGCCTATTAAAGAGTTGACTGACTCAGGTGTACCCACTTTCTCTGTGAAAAAGACAGCCTACTGTGGGGCCCACACCCCAAATGGCTCCATTAAAAGACCGCTTACCATTTATAATGAAACTAAGACAAATTACAGCCTTTGTCAGTCGATGGACAAAAAGAGCAGCAGAAcgagattaaaaaaacaaaagagactTAAGAACAATGAGGTGGAAGTGATAGCCCCAGTTCCATATGCATCTGTACCCAGTTTTTCGCCTGAAAG GTTAAGCACGATCCTCAATCAAGTTTCTTTACAGAGGAAGAAGGCATTTGGTGAACTTGTCTTGAATTATTGGACGCTTAAAAGATTATCAAGGAATGGAGTGCCACTCAACAGACGCCTCCAAACTAGTCTACATTCCCAGAAAAATGCACGGCCG AAACAGACAGAAGAGGAGACTCAAGCATTGAAGGAGCAGCTGAAAGAGTGGCAACGGTTGAGACATGACCTTGAGCGAGCAAGACTCCTGTTAGAGCTGATCAGGAAGAGAGAGAAACTCAAGAAAGAAGAG ATTATGCTTCAGCAGACATTAATGGAGGTCCAACTCACTCCTTTCACAGTCCTTCTGAGGGCTGTGCTGGATCAGTTACAGGAGAAAGACCAAGCACACATTTTTGCAGAGCCTGTCAGCATTAAAGAG GTGCCTGACTATCTGGACCACATCTTGCACCCTATGGATTTTTCCACCATGAGGAAACGCATTAACGCACAAGGCTACAAGAATCTGGATGAATTTGAAGCTGACTTTAATCTCATTATTGaaaactgcatgaattacaatgGCAAGGATACATGCTTCTACAGGGCAGCTGTTAGATTGAGAGACCAGGGTGGAGCTGTGCTAAGGAAAACTCGCCGAGATGTTCAGAAAATCGGCTTTGATTTTGAAACTGGCATTCACCTGCTTGAACCACCCAAGACTGAGCCATGTGCACCTTTCTCCTGGGATGATG TGGACCGCTTATTGGTTCCAGCCAATCGAGAGCACATGTCATTGGAAGAACAGCTAAGGGAGCTACTGGAAAAGTTGGATCTGGCTACTGCAATGAAATCCAGCCCGTCTCGGAGCAGACGACTAAAGCtgcttaaaaaaatcattagtgaTGTGAGGATGGAGCTAAGTTTAAAGAAGGTTCTTCCTTCTGTTGGACTGGAGAATTCTTTAGAAGAAGAAGCCGGCTATATCCTTCAAAAAG GTGATAAATCTGTCCCACCTAAGCTTGAGCCATCTGGTTCTGCGCCGCCCTTCATTAATGCGGGAAGTCATTCTGAGCCACCAAAACTGAAACCAGTTGAACCCAGTCCCGACAAAACCCGGCGCCACCAGGATAGTATTTCCCAGCCACTCAATGGACTCTCCCATCTGGAGTTAGAGGACAGTGATGTCAGTGTAGTAGCTACATCAACTCTGGCTGAGCCATCAAGCCCAGTAAACCGACGAACGTCTGTGCTTTTCCGCAAATCAAAAAGCACAAGCCCTCAAAAGCCCATGAGAGGTGGTGAAACTCCAAAGGGCAGTTCTCGGCTAGGCACAAAAACATTCTTGTCAGTTGTGATACCACGTCTAGAAACATTGCTTCACACTAGAAAGAGACCACGGAGTGCCAGTGGAGACAGTGTTGAGGACAAATTGCCCATCAAACGCCTGGACACAGGTAGAACGTgcaggaaaacaaacaaaaaag GGCGGCCAAATGGTTTTGGTCTGAACCCGGAGAAGGAGTTGGTTTCTAGCAGGCAGCTGGAGCCTCGTCGCAGGTGCGCATCTGAATCCAGTATGTCCTCTAGTAGCAG TAGTATTGCAGTTAATCTACCGAAGTGTGGGAAGGGGAAGCCAGCCCTCATCCGGAGGAACACAGTGGAGAATAAAAATGAGATTATTGCTTGCATCGAGAGTAGAAACTTTGCTAAGGCTGCTAGAATAGCTGCTG AAGTTGGCAACAGCAGTATTTGGATGCCTGCTAGTGCTGCTACAGTTCTGGAACCTCTCAAACTAGTTTGGGCTAAATGTAGTGGATACCCCTCCTACCCTGCCCTG atCATAGACCCTCACATGCCACGAGTGGGGTGCCAGCACAATGGAGTCTCTATTCCAATGCCCCCCCTGGATGTTCTACGTATTGGAGAACAGATGCAGTACAAGTCCAAAGAGAAACTTTACCTCGTTCTCTTCTTTGACAACAAACGTAGCTG GCAGTGGCTTACTAAATCCAAGATGGTTCCTCTTGGTATTGACAAAACTATCGACAAGATTAAAATGATGGAGGGCCGCACCTCAGCCATCCGCAAGGCTGTTCAGACTGCCTTCAACCGTGCCATGAACCATCTGAATCGAGTCCAAGATGAACCTATTAGCGACCTCAGTGATGTTGACTAA
- the brd1a gene encoding bromodomain-containing protein 1 isoform X2, translated as MKRKSPPHKVSTPQQLPFPIKRSSNRETLTYAQAQRMVELEVDGRLHRISIFDKLDVIMEEDPMAQEIMECTSNKENAEKHQQVLVRSARLRNNQQKKNAAVTAQHALVQGSTLPEPKFRKVDYNLPAIPSRPSTYYEYEEKTLEELNEEVEYDMDEEDYAWLELVNEKRKNEGLNSVSPNAFEFLLDRFEKESFLESQGQQSLHSLIDEDAVCCICMDGDCMDSNAILFCDMCNLAVHQDCYGVPYIPEGQWLCRHCLQSPTQPANCILCPNKGGAVKKTDDDQWGHVVCALWVPEVGFSNTVFIEPIDGVSNIPPARWKLTCYLCKEKGVGACIQCHKANCYTAFHVSCAQKAGLFMKMEPIKELTDSGVPTFSVKKTAYCGAHTPNGSIKRPLTIYNETKTNYSLCQSMDKKSSRTRLKKQKRLKNNEVEVIAPVPYASVPSFSPERLSTILNQVSLQRKKAFGELVLNYWTLKRLSRNGVPLNRRLQTSLHSQKNARPKQTEEETQALKEQLKEWQRLRHDLERARLLLELIRKREKLKKEEIMLQQTLMEVQLTPFTVLLRAVLDQLQEKDQAHIFAEPVSIKEVPDYLDHILHPMDFSTMRKRINAQGYKNLDEFEADFNLIIENCMNYNGKDTCFYRAAVRLRDQGGAVLRKTRRDVQKIGFDFETGIHLLEPPKTEPCAPFSWDDVDRLLVPANREHMSLEEQLRELLEKLDLATAMKSSPSRSRRLKLLKKIISDVRMELSLKKVLPSVGLENSLEEEAGYILQKGDKSVPPKLEPSGSAPPFINAGSHSEPPKLKPVEPSPDKTRRHQDSISQPLNGLSHLELEDSDVSVVATSTLAEPSSPVNRRTSVLFRKSKSTSPQKPMRGGETPKGSSRLGTKTFLSVVIPRLETLLHTRKRPRSASGDSVEDKLPIKRLDTGRTCRKTNKKGRPNGFGLNPEKELVSSRQLEPRRRCASESSMSSSSSIAVNLPKCGKGKPALIRRNTVENKNEIIACIESRNFAKAARIAAEVGNSSIWMPASAATVLEPLKLVWAKCSGYPSYPALIIDPHMPRVGCQHNGVSIPMPPLDVLRIGEQMQYKSKEKLYLVLFFDNKRSWQWLTKSKMVPLGIDKTIDKIKMMEGRTSAIRKAVQTAFNRAMNHLNRVQDEPISDLSDVD; from the exons ATGAAAAGGAAATCTCCGCCACACAAAGTATCCACCCCTCAGCAGCTACCTTTCCCTATCAAACGTTCTTCAAACCGCGAGACGTTGACTTACGCCCAGGCCCAGAGGATGGTCGAACTAGAAGTTGATGGCCGGTTGCACCGGATCAGTATCTTTGACAAGCTCGACGTCATTATGGAAGAGGATCCCATGGCACAGGAAATTATGGAATGTACCAGCAATAAGgagaatgctgaaaaacaccAGCAGGTTTTGGTACGTTCTGCACGCCTCAGAAACAACCAGCAGAAAAAGAATGCTGCTGTCACCGCACAACATGCTTTAGTGCAAGGCAGCACTCTTCCTGAGCCCAAATTCCGCAAAGTGGATTACAATCTCCCAGCAATCCCAAGCAGACCTTCTACATACTATGAGTATGAGGAGAAAACTTTAGAAGAGCTGAATGAGGAGGTGGAATATGATATGGATGAAGAGGACTATGCCTGGCTTGAGCTGGTCaatgagaaaagaaagaatgaaggTCTTAACTCGGTGTCCCCCAATGCCTTTGAGTTCCTTCTTGACCGTTTtgaaaaagaatcatttttagaGAGTCAGGGCCAACAGAGTCTCCATTCCTTAATCGATGAAGATGCTGTTTGCTGCATATGCATGGATGGAGATTGCATGGACAGCAATGCCATCCTCTTCTGCGATATGTGCAATCTAGCTGTTCATCAGGATTGTTATGGTGTTCCGTATATTCCAGAGGGCCAGTGGCTTTGCAGACATTGTCTGCAATCCCCAACCCAACCCGCTAACTGCATCCTCTGCCCTAACAAGGGAGGAGCAGTCAAAAAGACAGATGACGACCAATGGGGTCATGTTGTTTGTGCTTTGTGGGTTCCCGAGGTTGGGTTTTCCAACACGGTCTTCATTGAGCCTATCGATGGTGTCTCAAACATTCCACCAGCTCGATGGAAGCTTACCTGCTACCTCTGTAAAGAAAAAGGTGTTGGGGCTTGTATCCAGTGCCACAAAGCAAACTGCTATACTGCTTTCCATGTCAGCTGTGCACAGAAGGCTGGTCTGTTTATGAAGATGGAGCCTATTAAAGAGTTGACTGACTCAGGTGTACCCACTTTCTCTGTGAAAAAGACAGCCTACTGTGGGGCCCACACCCCAAATGGCTCCATTAAAAGACCGCTTACCATTTATAATGAAACTAAGACAAATTACAGCCTTTGTCAGTCGATGGACAAAAAGAGCAGCAGAAcgagattaaaaaaacaaaagagactTAAGAACAATGAGGTGGAAGTGATAGCCCCAGTTCCATATGCATCTGTACCCAGTTTTTCGCCTGAAAG GTTAAGCACGATCCTCAATCAAGTTTCTTTACAGAGGAAGAAGGCATTTGGTGAACTTGTCTTGAATTATTGGACGCTTAAAAGATTATCAAGGAATGGAGTGCCACTCAACAGACGCCTCCAAACTAGTCTACATTCCCAGAAAAATGCACGGCCG AAACAGACAGAAGAGGAGACTCAAGCATTGAAGGAGCAGCTGAAAGAGTGGCAACGGTTGAGACATGACCTTGAGCGAGCAAGACTCCTGTTAGAGCTGATCAGGAAGAGAGAGAAACTCAAGAAAGAAGAG ATTATGCTTCAGCAGACATTAATGGAGGTCCAACTCACTCCTTTCACAGTCCTTCTGAGGGCTGTGCTGGATCAGTTACAGGAGAAAGACCAAGCACACATTTTTGCAGAGCCTGTCAGCATTAAAGAG GTGCCTGACTATCTGGACCACATCTTGCACCCTATGGATTTTTCCACCATGAGGAAACGCATTAACGCACAAGGCTACAAGAATCTGGATGAATTTGAAGCTGACTTTAATCTCATTATTGaaaactgcatgaattacaatgGCAAGGATACATGCTTCTACAGGGCAGCTGTTAGATTGAGAGACCAGGGTGGAGCTGTGCTAAGGAAAACTCGCCGAGATGTTCAGAAAATCGGCTTTGATTTTGAAACTGGCATTCACCTGCTTGAACCACCCAAGACTGAGCCATGTGCACCTTTCTCCTGGGATGATG TGGACCGCTTATTGGTTCCAGCCAATCGAGAGCACATGTCATTGGAAGAACAGCTAAGGGAGCTACTGGAAAAGTTGGATCTGGCTACTGCAATGAAATCCAGCCCGTCTCGGAGCAGACGACTAAAGCtgcttaaaaaaatcattagtgaTGTGAGGATGGAGCTAAGTTTAAAGAAGGTTCTTCCTTCTGTTGGACTGGAGAATTCTTTAGAAGAAGAAGCCGGCTATATCCTTCAAAAAG GTGATAAATCTGTCCCACCTAAGCTTGAGCCATCTGGTTCTGCGCCGCCCTTCATTAATGCGGGAAGTCATTCTGAGCCACCAAAACTGAAACCAGTTGAACCCAGTCCCGACAAAACCCGGCGCCACCAGGATAGTATTTCCCAGCCACTCAATGGACTCTCCCATCTGGAGTTAGAGGACAGTGATGTCAGTGTAGTAGCTACATCAACTCTGGCTGAGCCATCAAGCCCAGTAAACCGACGAACGTCTGTGCTTTTCCGCAAATCAAAAAGCACAAGCCCTCAAAAGCCCATGAGAGGTGGTGAAACTCCAAAGGGCAGTTCTCGGCTAGGCACAAAAACATTCTTGTCAGTTGTGATACCACGTCTAGAAACATTGCTTCACACTAGAAAGAGACCACGGAGTGCCAGTGGAGACAGTGTTGAGGACAAATTGCCCATCAAACGCCTGGACACAGGTAGAACGTgcaggaaaacaaacaaaaaag GGCGGCCAAATGGTTTTGGTCTGAACCCGGAGAAGGAGTTGGTTTCTAGCAGGCAGCTGGAGCCTCGTCGCAGGTGCGCATCTGAATCCAGTATGTCCTCTAGTAGCAG TATTGCAGTTAATCTACCGAAGTGTGGGAAGGGGAAGCCAGCCCTCATCCGGAGGAACACAGTGGAGAATAAAAATGAGATTATTGCTTGCATCGAGAGTAGAAACTTTGCTAAGGCTGCTAGAATAGCTGCTG AAGTTGGCAACAGCAGTATTTGGATGCCTGCTAGTGCTGCTACAGTTCTGGAACCTCTCAAACTAGTTTGGGCTAAATGTAGTGGATACCCCTCCTACCCTGCCCTG atCATAGACCCTCACATGCCACGAGTGGGGTGCCAGCACAATGGAGTCTCTATTCCAATGCCCCCCCTGGATGTTCTACGTATTGGAGAACAGATGCAGTACAAGTCCAAAGAGAAACTTTACCTCGTTCTCTTCTTTGACAACAAACGTAGCTG GCAGTGGCTTACTAAATCCAAGATGGTTCCTCTTGGTATTGACAAAACTATCGACAAGATTAAAATGATGGAGGGCCGCACCTCAGCCATCCGCAAGGCTGTTCAGACTGCCTTCAACCGTGCCATGAACCATCTGAATCGAGTCCAAGATGAACCTATTAGCGACCTCAGTGATGTTGACTAA